CCGCATCGGCGGCTTCCTCTCCCCAATCCCCCGCAGCTAGGACGTCTTCTTGATGGTCTGCATGGCCGTGGCGATCATCCCGGCCACGTCGGCGGTGTTCTGGGGGATGAGCATGGTGGTGGACTCCCTGGCCAGCTTGGCGAAGGCGTCCACGTACTGTTCGGCCACGCGCAGGTTGGCGGCGGTGAGGCCCCCTTCGGCGTTCAGGGCCTCGGACACCTGCTTGAGGCCGTTGGCGGTGGCCGCGGCCACCAGTTCGATCTGCTTGGCCCGGCCTTCAGCCTCGTTGATCTGGCGCATCTTCTCGCCCTCGGAGAGGTTGATGGCCTGCTGCTTCTGGCCCTCCGAGATGTTGATGGCGCTTTGTTTCTGGCCTTCAGCCAGGGCGATCTGGGCGCGTTTTTCCCGTTCGGCGGTCATCTGGGCTTCCATGGCCTGTTTCACGGATTCGGGCGGCACGATGTCCTTGATCTCGAAGCGCATCACCTTGACGCCCCAGGCCTGTGCGGCCTCGTCCACGGCCTTGACCACCTCGGCGTTGATGAGCTCGCGTTCCTCGAAGGTCTTGTCCAGGGTGATCTTGCCGATGGCCGAGCGCAACGACGTCTGGGCCAGCTGCGTGGCGGCCATGCGGTAGCTGGAGATGCCGTAGGCCGCGAGCCTGGGATCGTTGACCTTGATGTACACCAGGCCGTCCACGTGCACGGTGACATTGTCCTTGGTGATGCAGGGCTGCGACGGCGTGTCGCCCACCTCTTCCTTGAGGGAGAACTTGTAGGCCACCCGGTCCAGCAGCGGCACCAGGATGTGGAAACCCGCTTCCAGGGTGCGGCTGTACTTGCCAAGGCGCTCCACCAGGAAGGCGCTCTGCTGGGGCACCACGGTCACGGACGTGAGGACCAGCACAAGAACCAGTCCGGCCAGGGACAGAGTGAAAATCATGAGCGAATCCATGGGTTATTGCTCCCGTGCGACCTTGAAGAGGGTGTGGTCGCCGTTGACGTCTTCCACGATGCGAACCGTCTCGCCAGCGGGAATGTGCGAATCGGCCACGGCCGTATAGAACGATCCGCGCGCCTTGATGCGGCCCGCGGTTGCGCGCGAGATGTCTTCCGTCACCACCGCCGCGGTTCCGACGAAGGATTCCATGCGCCTGAGAGGATCGCCCGAGTCACGCAGGCCGCCCTGGAAGATTTTCTTGAACGTGGTGCGAAGCGTCGCCAGGCTGGCCACCGAGGCGGCCGCGAAGAGCATGGCCTGGTAGGGCAGGGGGATGTCGAAGGCCCAGGCGGCCAGGGCCGTTATCAGCGCGCCCAGGCCGAAGAACATGATGACGAATCCGGGCAGGATCGCCTCCAGGGCGATGAACCCGAGCCCGATGAGCGCCCAGAGGACCGGCGGGGACCAATGCATCGAAACGTCTCCTTGGATTGCGGTTCGACCGCAACGCTATCATTGTCGGATGAAATCCGCCATGGCACCGGCAGGGCAAGCCTCCCATTCCGGTCGTATTCGAAATTTTCGGAAACGCTTGCGCGCAAAGGCTTCCAGCGGCTATCACTTGGCCGGGCGTGTTTTCCGGCCCGCACATGAAACCGCGAAGCAGATGGCGATGGGCAGCGAAACCCTCATACAATGGGAACTCGACAGCATCGACGAGGAAACCCTCAAGTGGCTGTACGAGTTTCCGTCCTGGAAACGGCGCAAGGCCGAGCGGCCGGAGGAAGTGACTATCCGGTTCCTGCTCGATTACATGGCCGCGCGCCTTTACGACTACTATTTCATCCAGCGCAACTACTCCTACTTGGTGCCCCTGCTGGAAGCCTACTCCAAGGAGTACGGCGACGTGGAAGGGCTCACGCGCCTGATCGAGGACGTGCGGGCGCGGCTTGCCAAGGCGTGACGCCTTGCCTGGCCGCGCCACGCGTGACGCTTCGGATCTCGGGCCGACGTCCGGATTGAGGTTCGTCCCCGACGTCGATCCCTGTGTCAGCCCAGGTTCCCGGCCAGCTCCCGGCCGAAGGCCAGGCACTGCTCCAGGCCGGACCCGTCGGGCTGCCAGGAGAGCTTGAGCCCCGGGGCGGCCAGCTCGAATCCGGCCCCGGACAGGCCCTCCTCGATCATCTTCACCGATTCGCCGCTCCAGCCGTAGGAGCCGAAGGCCGCGCCCTTCTTCTTCTTGAATCCG
The DNA window shown above is from Fundidesulfovibrio terrae and carries:
- a CDS encoding NfeD family protein; its protein translation is MHWSPPVLWALIGLGFIALEAILPGFVIMFFGLGALITALAAWAFDIPLPYQAMLFAAASVASLATLRTTFKKIFQGGLRDSGDPLRRMESFVGTAAVVTEDISRATAGRIKARGSFYTAVADSHIPAGETVRIVEDVNGDHTLFKVAREQ
- a CDS encoding SPFH domain-containing protein, with product MDSLMIFTLSLAGLVLVLVLTSVTVVPQQSAFLVERLGKYSRTLEAGFHILVPLLDRVAYKFSLKEEVGDTPSQPCITKDNVTVHVDGLVYIKVNDPRLAAYGISSYRMAATQLAQTSLRSAIGKITLDKTFEERELINAEVVKAVDEAAQAWGVKVMRFEIKDIVPPESVKQAMEAQMTAEREKRAQIALAEGQKQSAINISEGQKQQAINLSEGEKMRQINEAEGRAKQIELVAAATANGLKQVSEALNAEGGLTAANLRVAEQYVDAFAKLARESTTMLIPQNTADVAGMIATAMQTIKKTS